From a region of the Pontibacillus yanchengensis genome:
- a CDS encoding flagellar hook-basal body protein → MLRGYYTAASGMLAQQRRQQVLNNNLSNMSTPGYKQDQGSMRAFPEMLIERMESKDLPTKNNLNLPVRSEVGSMNTGVYMQETKPEFEQAALRETGIGTDIALLNGNVPGENGGLFFTIQNEDGEARYTRNGNFTVDGEGFLTTKQGSYVLDQGGDPIQTGGVEFDVTEEGILEANGQAIPLGISYTNDATQMVKEGNANFSFNGEEGQAPVNARNVAGVTFNTRQGSLERSNVDPAKTMTEMMSSYRLFETNQKVLKAYDRSMDKAVNEIGRVR, encoded by the coding sequence TTGCTTAGAGGATATTACACAGCTGCATCTGGTATGCTAGCGCAACAACGTCGTCAGCAAGTATTAAATAATAATCTATCAAATATGTCTACACCAGGTTATAAACAAGACCAGGGTTCCATGAGAGCATTCCCTGAGATGCTCATTGAACGTATGGAATCAAAGGATCTCCCTACAAAAAATAACCTGAATCTACCGGTTCGTTCTGAAGTTGGTAGTATGAACACAGGCGTATATATGCAGGAAACCAAACCTGAATTTGAGCAGGCAGCTTTACGGGAGACAGGTATAGGGACAGATATTGCCTTATTAAACGGTAATGTTCCTGGTGAAAATGGTGGATTGTTTTTTACCATTCAAAATGAAGACGGAGAAGCGCGTTATACTCGTAACGGTAATTTCACTGTGGACGGGGAAGGCTTTTTAACGACGAAGCAAGGAAGTTACGTACTAGACCAAGGTGGAGATCCTATCCAAACAGGCGGCGTGGAATTTGACGTCACAGAAGAGGGAATTCTAGAAGCTAATGGACAAGCGATTCCTCTTGGCATTTCTTATACAAATGATGCAACTCAAATGGTGAAAGAGGGCAATGCGAATTTCAGCTTTAATGGGGAAGAGGGACAAGCACCTGTTAATGCACGAAATGTTGCAGGAGTTACATTTAATACAAGACAAGGCTCCTTGGAACGATCCAATGTAGATCCGGCTAAGACAATGACCGAAATGATGAGCTCCTATCGCTTATTTGAGACCAATCAGAAGGTATTGAAAGCATATGACCGTAGTATGGACAAGGCCGTTAATGAAATTGGAAGAGTTCGATAA
- a CDS encoding flagellar hook-basal body protein → MLRSSMQSAVTMGQLQQKLDIIGNNLSNVNTPGYKSREADFSSLLVQQMDNLDKEGENANRVTPDGIRIGSGGYLAGTEMDLSRGPISQTDRPLDVALRQDNHMFQVQMNNNGAIETHYTRDGSFSFSANEDGSVSLVTSNGNPVLGENGPIRLDGNFDSFSIQQNGSIMVARNGEVAQQEAQISVVEAVRPRLLQAEGQNRLSIPQNVDFNEAEILTNVAPENNSMQQGALEQSNVDLAKQYTDMLTTQRAYQFNSRAISTGDQMMGLINNLR, encoded by the coding sequence ATGCTTCGATCATCCATGCAGTCAGCAGTGACGATGGGACAACTTCAGCAAAAATTAGATATCATAGGTAATAACTTATCTAATGTGAATACACCAGGGTATAAGAGTCGCGAGGCTGACTTTTCCTCCTTGTTAGTCCAACAAATGGACAACCTCGATAAAGAAGGGGAAAATGCCAACCGAGTCACACCTGATGGAATCCGTATAGGTTCTGGTGGTTATTTAGCTGGAACAGAGATGGATTTATCCCGCGGACCAATCAGTCAAACAGACCGACCATTGGACGTTGCTCTGAGACAAGATAACCACATGTTCCAAGTACAAATGAACAACAATGGAGCAATTGAAACGCACTATACACGTGACGGATCGTTTTCCTTTTCAGCGAATGAAGATGGAAGTGTGAGTTTAGTGACATCGAATGGAAATCCTGTATTAGGGGAGAATGGTCCGATAAGATTGGATGGAAACTTCGATTCCTTCTCGATCCAACAAAATGGGTCGATTATGGTGGCTCGAAATGGGGAAGTAGCCCAGCAGGAAGCGCAAATTTCTGTCGTGGAAGCGGTTCGTCCTCGCCTCTTACAAGCAGAAGGACAAAATAGACTCTCCATTCCACAAAATGTGGACTTTAATGAAGCGGAGATTCTTACTAATGTAGCACCGGAGAACAATTCTATGCAGCAAGGGGCTCTTGAGCAATCCAACGTAGACCTTGCCAAACAGTACACGGATATGCTCACAACACAACGAGCTTATCAGTTTAATAGTCGAGCCATCTCAACAGGTGACCAAATGATGGGCTTAATCAATAATTTACGTTAA
- a CDS encoding DNA-directed RNA polymerase subunit beta, translating into MPEKKNQSEATSRAERREEKQKESTAKPKAKPVKKEKNNKEASKKQKTKKERRRLIPIWLRIIIVLLICALALLAGVMIGYGVIGEGNPLDALKLETWEHIIDIVTREQ; encoded by the coding sequence ATGCCTGAAAAAAAGAACCAAAGTGAAGCGACAAGTCGCGCCGAACGACGGGAAGAAAAGCAAAAGGAAAGTACAGCAAAACCTAAAGCGAAGCCAGTTAAAAAAGAAAAGAACAACAAAGAAGCTAGTAAAAAGCAAAAAACGAAAAAAGAACGTCGTCGTTTGATTCCGATTTGGTTGCGTATCATCATCGTTCTTTTAATTTGTGCATTAGCTTTACTTGCTGGTGTAATGATTGGGTACGGCGTGATTGGTGAGGGAAATCCCCTTGATGCCTTGAAACTTGAGACTTGGGAACATATTATTGATATCGTAACCCGAGAACAATAA
- the fabZ gene encoding 3-hydroxyacyl-ACP dehydratase FabZ, translating into MLDIEQIKEIIPHRYPFLLVDQITELEEGHRAVGKKNVTINEPFFQGHFPSYAVMPGVLIVEALAQVGAVAMLKKEENQGRLAFFTGIDKCRFKRQVTPGDTLTLEVEIIRAKGSIGKGKATAKVEDQLVCEAEIMFALGEKEE; encoded by the coding sequence ATGCTAGATATCGAGCAAATCAAAGAAATTATTCCACATCGCTATCCATTCTTACTCGTTGATCAAATAACAGAGCTTGAAGAAGGACATCGTGCCGTTGGGAAAAAGAATGTCACCATTAATGAGCCATTCTTCCAAGGCCACTTCCCAAGTTACGCGGTAATGCCAGGAGTACTAATTGTAGAAGCGCTAGCCCAAGTAGGCGCTGTAGCTATGTTGAAGAAAGAAGAAAACCAGGGTCGCCTGGCCTTCTTTACTGGAATTGATAAATGTCGTTTTAAACGTCAAGTAACACCAGGAGATACACTTACACTAGAAGTGGAAATCATCCGCGCCAAAGGAAGCATCGGCAAAGGAAAAGCTACAGCAAAAGTAGAAGATCAACTAGTATGCGAAGCTGAAATCATGTTCGCACTTGGTGAAAAAGAAGAATAG
- a CDS encoding competence protein ComK: MNKTKRKRKENRETYTITDDTMGIFWNDDPYYSSKILEPNKVILCRKSPIQIISQSCIMNESTLDKRRKDMESTLQSNSKLPIAINPEAHLYFFPTRSPRSVYCNWIAFYHVLAYDENKEESLIIFSDQTKVKLTTPGLSLQKQMHRTAMGIVMYMKESFSSPADSGVFMDAWAISRSESSI; the protein is encoded by the coding sequence ATGAATAAAACCAAACGCAAAAGAAAAGAGAATAGAGAAACATACACAATCACAGATGATACAATGGGAATCTTCTGGAATGATGATCCTTATTATTCTTCTAAAATACTTGAGCCGAATAAAGTTATTTTGTGTCGTAAATCCCCCATTCAAATCATCAGCCAATCATGTATCATGAATGAATCAACATTAGACAAGCGACGTAAGGATATGGAAAGTACACTTCAATCTAATTCGAAATTACCCATCGCAATAAATCCTGAAGCCCACCTATATTTCTTCCCAACTCGTTCACCGCGGAGTGTGTATTGTAATTGGATAGCATTTTATCATGTGTTGGCTTACGATGAGAATAAAGAAGAAAGTTTAATTATCTTCAGTGATCAAACAAAAGTAAAATTAACTACACCAGGTCTTTCTCTCCAAAAGCAAATGCACCGAACAGCTATGGGGATTGTGATGTATATGAAGGAATCTTTTTCAAGTCCTGCTGATTCCGGCGTATTTATGGATGCATGGGCAATAAGCAGAAGTGAATCCAGTATCTAA
- a CDS encoding TetR/AcrR family transcriptional regulator, which produces MNEKKRTLIETGMKLFAQKGFHETSIQEIADKSGVSKGAFYLHFDSKEDLTLNIHQYYYYGLMEEVNKVQKQDLPPKESLAAQIKVLLEAFMSNKDFIIMHMRENVNVPSESNDFLMEIRRHSFQWGRSNLLTIYGQPLQDKVIDAVILLEGMLHSYFKWLVLDDIELDLDSLSTFLVRRVDNVIQGMLQEGEEPQITPEQIRDYFPDESSSNSKEKITGILSNMRQKVDHLQLPDDQKKDLLSALDVIDQELEKEEPQRVILQGMLTHFKDKAQFENDIETLASHLGIPLLT; this is translated from the coding sequence TTGAACGAGAAAAAACGGACATTGATTGAAACAGGGATGAAGCTCTTTGCTCAAAAAGGCTTTCATGAAACGTCGATACAGGAAATTGCTGATAAGAGTGGAGTGTCGAAAGGGGCATTCTATCTTCATTTTGATTCTAAAGAAGATTTAACATTAAATATACATCAATATTACTACTATGGGCTGATGGAGGAAGTGAACAAGGTTCAAAAGCAAGATTTACCTCCTAAAGAATCGTTAGCTGCTCAGATAAAAGTTTTACTAGAAGCATTTATGAGCAATAAAGATTTTATCATTATGCATATGCGCGAAAACGTAAATGTGCCATCTGAATCGAATGATTTTTTGATGGAAATTCGTCGACATAGCTTTCAATGGGGGCGAAGCAACCTCCTTACCATATATGGACAGCCATTGCAGGATAAAGTGATTGATGCGGTCATTTTACTGGAGGGGATGTTGCATAGTTACTTCAAATGGCTTGTTCTAGATGATATCGAGTTAGATTTAGATTCATTATCGACTTTCCTTGTCAGACGAGTCGATAATGTCATTCAAGGTATGCTGCAAGAAGGGGAAGAGCCCCAAATCACTCCTGAACAAATTCGAGATTATTTTCCAGACGAATCATCTAGCAATAGTAAGGAAAAGATAACAGGGATATTATCCAATATGAGGCAAAAAGTAGATCACTTACAACTACCGGATGATCAAAAGAAAGACTTACTAAGTGCGTTGGATGTGATTGACCAAGAGCTTGAAAAAGAAGAGCCACAACGTGTGATTTTACAAGGAATGCTGACTCATTTTAAAGACAAAGCCCAATTTGAAAATGATATAGAAACACTTGCGAGTCACTTAGGAATACCATTGTTAACGTAA
- a CDS encoding efflux RND transporter periplasmic adaptor subunit yields the protein MKKLMYLMLLMSVFMISACSEDSTSEEPAEEQVTPVKVSQVAKGDLQIDKEVIGRAMPDTQSAVLPKTAGELTELTVEKGDKVEQGQIIGRVDAGNVQDNVRIQELAVQSAQKQLDGAINQKKAAEENLANARDQLQQARSAQNNKGNATSNVDLLQSLLGTAQDNASQMEELVESGAISQEQLAEVQKQVQQLTQQLSQARQSQSSGSPSVQSAINQAEAAVTQAEQQVDSAQIGVEQARLQVDQAQVQLEQARGQLQNTAIKANATGEIVSLNARVGDMVSNTQPMATIVNLNPITVEATVSASELSLFEKGTEVPVTISSLNADMKAKTTYISPVTNDTGLYPVEATITNSDETIKPGMMVTFKLPEITVEDSLLVPTASVIEEKDEAFVYVIKEERAIKTPVTIVRAQSNITAVKGDLTKGNQVVVKGQLTLTDDNKVRIMKEDD from the coding sequence GTGAAGAAACTCATGTATCTAATGTTGCTGATGTCCGTGTTTATGATAAGTGCTTGTTCCGAGGATTCAACTAGTGAAGAACCAGCGGAAGAGCAAGTAACACCAGTTAAGGTGTCCCAGGTAGCAAAGGGAGATCTGCAAATTGATAAAGAAGTAATAGGACGAGCCATGCCGGACACGCAGAGTGCTGTTCTACCGAAAACAGCCGGTGAGCTGACGGAGTTAACCGTCGAAAAAGGCGATAAAGTAGAGCAAGGCCAAATTATCGGACGAGTAGATGCTGGAAATGTCCAAGATAATGTGCGGATTCAGGAGCTTGCGGTGCAATCTGCCCAAAAGCAGCTAGACGGCGCCATCAATCAAAAAAAAGCAGCCGAAGAAAATCTAGCTAACGCACGTGACCAGCTACAGCAGGCAAGGTCTGCACAAAATAACAAAGGAAATGCTACGTCCAACGTAGATTTGCTTCAAAGTTTACTCGGAACCGCTCAAGATAATGCTTCGCAAATGGAGGAGCTGGTAGAATCGGGAGCTATTTCCCAAGAACAACTAGCCGAAGTTCAAAAGCAAGTGCAACAGTTAACGCAGCAACTTTCTCAAGCAAGACAAAGCCAATCGTCCGGATCGCCTTCCGTTCAATCTGCCATTAATCAAGCCGAAGCCGCTGTAACCCAGGCGGAGCAACAGGTGGATAGTGCGCAAATCGGCGTGGAGCAAGCTCGTCTTCAAGTCGATCAAGCTCAGGTTCAGCTCGAACAAGCACGAGGCCAGCTTCAAAATACAGCCATAAAGGCGAATGCGACAGGGGAAATTGTTAGCTTAAATGCAAGGGTAGGCGATATGGTTTCCAACACCCAACCTATGGCGACGATTGTAAATCTAAACCCTATTACAGTAGAAGCAACAGTGAGCGCAAGTGAACTTTCTCTTTTTGAAAAAGGAACAGAAGTACCGGTGACGATTAGTTCGTTAAATGCAGATATGAAGGCTAAGACGACTTACATTTCGCCAGTAACCAATGATACAGGGCTGTATCCTGTAGAAGCAACCATCACCAATTCAGATGAAACGATAAAACCTGGCATGATGGTGACCTTCAAGCTACCAGAAATCACGGTCGAAGATAGCTTGCTCGTCCCAACCGCATCGGTCATCGAAGAAAAGGATGAGGCGTTTGTGTACGTCATAAAAGAGGAGCGGGCCATCAAAACACCAGTTACCATTGTCCGTGCACAGTCTAATATTACAGCCGTAAAAGGTGACCTGACCAAAGGGAATCAAGTTGTGGTAAAAGGGCAGCTGACCCTCACCGATGACAATAAGGTTCGAATTATGAAGGAGGACGATTAA